GCAGTTTGAAAATGGGTTTCGAAGTGATTAGGGGCGAGGTAGCCGAGGGCCGAATGCCGCCGCTCAGCATTGTACTAGGCGAGATAGTGGCTGATTTCCAGACGCGCCTCGGCTAAGTTGCGGAAGCTGCCGCCGTCAAGCAATTCGGTTTTGAAGCGGCTCCAAAAGGATTCGGCGTGGGCATTATCGTAGCAGTTGCCGCGCCGACTCATGCTTTGCATAGCCTCGTGACGAGCTACTAAGGCCTTAAAGTTGGTGGCCGAGTACTGACTGCCCTGGTCGGAATGGACTAGTAATCCAGTCGCTGGCTGGCGCACAGCCAAGGCGCGGCGTAGGGCCGCGCTGACCAGGTCTTCGGGCATGGATTCGCGCACGTCCCAGCCCACGATTTTGCGTGAGTAGCGGTCGAGCCAGGTGGCTAGGTAGAGCCAGCCGCCGCCTTGTTTGGGCAAATAGGTGCTATCCCCCACCCAGACCTGATTGGGCGCGGTGGGCGCAGGTTGGCCCAGCAACAGGTTCGGCGCGGCGCGCACGTTGGGGTCGGAGTTGGTCGTGCGGGGCACAAACGAGCGCGGTTGCTGGGCGCGCAAGCCCGCGGTGGCCAACGCCCGCCGGATACGCCAGCGGCCTACTGGGTAGCCCTTGGCGTGCAGCTCGGCTCGCAGACGGCGGGTGCCGTAACGGGCAACGTGCCACCTAAACTCCGCGCGGACAACTACTTGCCATGCTGGCTCCGGCGCAGGCAGCTGGCGACGCTGCCAGGCATAGTACGCGCTAGCCGACACGCGCAGCACCTGACAGAGCTGGCGCACGGGCACTTGCCCTTGGCGCTGGGTAATGTAGCGGTAGGTGCTCACCGGGTCGGCTGGCCGAAGATGACCAAGGCTTTTTTTAAAATATCGAGCTCCTGCTCCGCCCGTTTCAACTGGGCGCGCAGTTGGCGCACTTCCGGGTCACGGGCGACCTCTACGCTGCCTACTTCGGCCACAAGTTGGGCCTGCTGCCAGCGATAAAGTAGCTTGGGGCTGATGCCTAATTGCTGGGCCGCCGCCTGCGTGCTGCGGCTCTCCGAGGCCAGGCGCAACGCCTCGGCTTTGAAGGCGTCATCGTATTTGCGCCGCTTATCCGGCGTCTTCTTGCTCTTTTCTGCGCTCATGACTCAGGAAATATGCGTCCTGCTTCTGTGCGCCTTAACTAGACCACCCCAGTTGCCGGCTATTCTCGACTGTACTTTTGCCCACTATGGGGCACTATACGGACGCACCGGAGGATAATCTACTGGGGCTAACCAGCAAAGAGTCGTTAAATGAACAGGAAGCACTAGGCGTAGCTACCGTCGAGCGCTACTTACTCGAAGAAGTGGACTACCCCGTCGAGTTTTCGGTAGCCCTCGTGCAAGAGCTGCATCGACGCGCCTTTGGCCACCTCTATGACTGGGCCGGGCAGTGGCGCCGGACGGTGCCCAATGTCGGTGCTTATGTGCCCCCGGCGGCCGAACGCGTGCCGCAACTGCTGTATGAGTGGGCCGATGAAGTACGCCATCGCCAACAGCAGTTGCCGCTTAAGCCTACGGCCGCCCAAGTGGCCGAGCTATTAGCCTATACCCACCATCGCTTGGTCGCTATTCACCCCTTTACCAATGGCAATGGCCGCACGGCTCGCTTAGTAACCGACTTGCTTGCCTACAGCTACGGTTACCAGGCCGTCGTGCTCTACCAGCGCACGCACGGCGAAGCCCGCACGCAGTATTTAGCCGCGATTCGCCAAGCGGATGACTACGAGTTGCGCCCCTTACAGCAGCTCATTAGTGCACAGCTGCGCCCGCTGGCGTAGACGCTGGAGCTGGTTCAGTCTGGGCATAGATCGCTTCGAGACGCTCCATCGACACGGTCTGATTCTCCAACGCCATCGAGGCGTAGACTGACTCTAACACCATGGCTTTGACCACAGCGGGATTCTGCAAGTGCGGATAACGGTCACGAAGCTTCATGTTCACGAAGATAAGTCCAGAAGCAAGTAAGGCGTTGCGGCGCGCAATTGTCCTGCAACAAGCAATACGTAAAAAGCACGCTTTCGTGTCTTATAATTTCGGATACGTAAAGTAAGCTCACCACCAAGGGCTAGTTTGAGGTCGAATAACCGGGCGAATACCGAGATGGCAGGTCCGCTAAACCGCGCAAACCGCTTCCCAAAACCGCGCAAAGCGGTTAAGCAAAAGCATATGTTTCAAGAAACGCTTTGAGCGGTCTAAGCGCTTTTGGGAAGCGGTTTGCGCGGTTTTTTACACCCAATAGCCCTGCTGCTGCCTATCATTGAGCTATGAAGCGACTGCTGCGACCTTGGCTCCTACTCCCACTGCTGGTGCTGTTTAGTAGCTGTGCCCCCTCCACGCATCGAGTGCAGGATGCGATCGCGGCCTGCGTGCGCGCCACCTTGCCCGAGCCCACCAGCTACGTGCCTATTTCTTTTGGCCAACCCCAGGCCCGCGGCGCGCGTGGGGATACCATCGTGCTCAACCACGTCTATCGGGCCAAGAACAAGGCGGACTCGCTAGTCATCTATTCCCAGCGCTTCCAAGTTGATAGTCTCACGGGCTACGCCAAGCGCCTCACCCCCTAAGCTCGGCGCTTAGCTGCCCGGCTGAGTTGGGGGAATGACTCCCTACTTTTGCCCGGCTGTTCTCCCTGCCTGTGCCGAGCCCCACTCTTCTACGCGTCGATGACCTGCTGGTCGAAGTAGTGCGCAAGCCCGTGCGCCAGCTGCGCTTGACTATTCGCCCACCCCAGGGGCAGTTGTGCGTGACCGTTCCGCTGGGCACGCGCGAGGCCACGATTCGGGAAGTAGTGCGGCGTAAACAGGCCTGGATTCGACAGCACCAAACGGCGATGCAGCAGCGCCCGCCCGTGCCGGTGCTGCGCTACGAGACGGGCGAAACGCACTATTATCAGGGCCAGGCCTATCGCTTGTGCGTGCACGTGCAGACCAGTCGCGCCGCCGTACGCCTGGCCCCGGACGAGGGCGTGCTCTATCTGGGCGTGCCCGGGGGCGCCACGCTCGACCAGCGGGCGCGGGTGCTGGCCTGCTGGCGCCGCACCCAGCTGCAGGCCCTGGTGCCAATCTTGCTGGCCCAGTGGGAGCCCGTGGTTGGCGTACGGGCCGCGGCCTGGGGCATCAAGCAGATGACCACGCGCTGGGGCAGCTGCAGTATCCGGGCCCGGCGCATCTGGCTGAGTCAAGCCCTGAGTGAGTGGCCGCTAAGCTGTTTGGAGTACGTGTTGGTGCACGAACTGACCCATTTGCACGAGCGGCTGCACAACGCCCGCTTCTGGCACTTGGTGGGCCAGGCCCTACCCACGTGGCAGACCCCGCACCAGGCCCTTACACATGGTCGCCTCGCCGAGCTAGCTGCTGCCCCTGCGCCCCCGCTTGCTCTACCCTAGTCCCCTAGGCCTGAAGGGGCGGCGGATGGCCACGCCTGCCCCCACTGTTTTTCACCCAGGCCTGTGGCAGCGGGCGAGCCGTGCCGTTTTGAGGCCCCACCACAAGCGCTCGGCCTGCTAGCCCCTTCGTGGAGTCCTTTTTTAACATAAACGCCTTCTCGGATAGCCGACTTTTGTTACGTTTCTTGAACAGTCGTCCGAGCCGCTCGCCATGCACTTGGTCGAGGCCTGGAGCCAGGAGCTGCGCTTTCCGTTCACGCAGCTGGACCGCTTGAACGCTGCAGCAGGGCCGTTTCCAGGCCGGCTCGCCTTCCCGCGCGTGGTGGGCCACTCGCTCGGCGAGGCCACGGCCTGGCAGTTCTGCCAGAAGGAGGCGCGTGGCCGGGCCGGCGGAAAATTGGCAAAGACGGCGCGCCGCTGGGTGCCGTCTTTGCCGGCAGTGTTACGCAGCCCTTGCTATTTCTGCTGAGCGACTACCCTTGCCCGACGGAAGCGTGCGTCGCGTGACCGGGTTAAAAACACGTCTTAAAGTAGCTCTCTTCCACCCACTAACGCTCTTTCATTCGATGAGAACCCTTCTGTTATTACTGACCGGACTGATCCTAGTAGGCCTAGCCCTGCGGTTGCTGATTAACCTGGTGCGGCACCGGCCAATTGGGCGCTTGTTCGGGCTCATAGGTTTACTAGGCGCCAGCTATGGCGCGCTATGGCTGATTTTTTTTCTCAGGCAAGGCTATCGCCCCGTTGCGCTGGGCACGGATGTCTGCTTTGACGACTGGTGCGCCACGGTCACGCAGGTGACGCGCTTGCCGGGGAGCTCGAACGATCGCCTTACGCTTGCCGTGCAGGTGCTCGTCTCAAATCACGGCCGGGGCCGGGCGCAAACCCCCTCCTACCCGCGATTACATATCCTGGATCAGAGGGGACAGGCATGGGCCGCCGTTGGGACTGGGCCCATCCCCCTTGCTACCCGCCTGCAAGCCCATGAGTCCAAAGCGATTAGGCTGGTTTACAAGCTGCCGCTAGGTGCCCATAACTTAACGGCCCTTCTCGAAGAGGGCCCTTGGCTTACCCACCTGCTTTTACCGGAAGATCAGCCGATTTTTGTTCTTCCATAAGCCAGAAGGACCGCGTTAGCGTTGTTTTTTGCTCCCCCCGTGTACTTTAATTTTAAATTTTTGCTAGGGCTAAGAGCTAGGAGCCCCCAGCTATCTGCCCGCTACGCCCGGCACCGGGCGCTGGTCGAGCCCCTGCTAGCGAGCGGAAACGCCCAAAACAAGGTCACAAACCGGAAAACTACTACGCCGACCGCGTTCCTAAGAGAAGCCAAAAACCACACTGATTCCAAGAGCGGGGTTGTAAGATGCGTGGCTGTTGCAAAAGGCAATTTACTGCGAGTTAGTAAGTTGCTAGCCTATGCTAGGCTTCCATCCCGTCGTCACGTCGCTGGTCAAGCTCGTGCCTGCGCACCACGTCTATCTGCGCCTGCTCCAGCGCATCGACTTTGGCTTTGTGCGGCCCTTAGTGGCCCCCTTCTATAGCGCCATCGGCCGCCCCTCGCTCGATCCTGTAGTCTTCGTCAAATTGCTTTTAGCCCAGCATTTGGAGAATATTACGTCTGACCGTAAGCTGGTGGAGCTGGCCGGCCTGCACGTCGGCATCCGCGCGTTTCTAGGCTATGAGCTTGGCCAGTCGCTGCCCAGCCACAGTACCGTCTGCCGAACGCGCCAGCGGTTGCCTGTGGCCGTCTTTGAGGCCTGCTTCACCCACGTGGTAGGCCTGTGTGTGCAACAGGGCTTAGTCAGCGGGCACACCCAAGTGATTGATTCCGCTTACATTAAAGCCAATGCCTCCTTGAGCCGGCTGCAGCCCAAGCGCTTCGCAGAAGGCGCCGAGGCGCCGACCATTATCGGCCCCACCACCGCACCCGCCATCACCGCTTCAGCAGACCGCTTGCTGCATCTACAGCGCTTCCAAACCGCTATTCGCAAAGCGGGCCCGACTAAGCCGGGCCGGCTCGTCAGCAATCTGACGCATTATAGTCCGTCCGATCCCGATGCACGGGTGGCCTTCAAGACGGGCAAAGCGCGCATTCTAGCGTACACAGCCAGTGTAAGTGTTGATGCGGCGCGGCATGTTATTACGCATATTCATGCCGACTTGGCTGACTGGCGGGATAGCCGGTACTTGCTCGCCATTGTGGACGCGACGCAGCAACGGTTGACGCCCTTTGGGATCAGGGTGTCTCTCATCGTCGCGGATGCCGGGTATTGTTCGGGCGAGAATTACGAACAATTGGAAGCCCGCGGCTTAACGGGCTATATCCCCGCCCATGGGATGTACAAAACCGAGCGCGCAGGCTTCATCTATGACGCTGATAATGACAGCTATACCTGCAGCCAGGGTAAGCTATTGACCTTTCATAAAGTATTCGTCGATTCGGAAGGACACGCCAAGAAACGTTACATGGCGAAGGCTGCGGACTGTAAGAGCTGTCCTATTCGGGAGCAGTGTAAAGGCAAGAAGGCCAAGGAGAAACGCTTGCACCACACGCCCCACAAAGCTCATTACGACCGCATGTTGGCGCGCTTAGCCAGCCAAGTAGGCAAACGCATGCGGCGACTCCGTTCCGCCACGGTCGAACCCGTACTCGGCAGCTTGATCACCTACTATGGCTTGCGCCACATCAGCAAGAAACGTCAACCAGGGGCGGCCAAGGTAATGTACCTGGCCGCCATGGCCTATAATCTGAAGAAGTATCTGCGCGCTGCTCCCGAGCAATCAACTAGCTCTATCATCGCCCTGTCGCTACCTGGTCACCTTTCTTGGGGCCTAGTACTCTTTTGCAACAGCCACATGCGTTATGTGAAGTGACTATTCCAAGAAATCAACGGGAAAAGAATCGCCTTCTCACTACCTCCTGAATCTTATTTTTTAGAAGGAATTAATACTCATATTTAACGTATCTCCCCTTTTTCGAGTTTTCAACCGCCCACTTTAGCGCGGTGTCCCCCATCTGGTCGCACTCGGCTAAAAAATCAGCTACTAAGTCCGGCTTCCAGCCTGCGCTAGCCACGGCCACCCAATACCGAAGCCCAGTTTTATCCGCTGGGTACCCCCGCACGATGTTCACCGCAGTTGGGTCCCGCGCTAGGTGAATAATCGCTTGGATGGTTGCATCAGGTGGTACCAGGTTGAGCATCGCTACGGCCCGGAAGGCGCCATTGAAGACGCGCTTATCCTGCGTCGCAACAATGCGTTCGAGTGCCTGTTCCACGCCTTGCTCCTCATACGAGAGCCGCAGAATAGCATTCCCTAGTCCCTGATAGAGGATAGTAGCCTCGAACTGCTGGTTAACTAGCTCCCATAGAAACGGCAGCGCTGCGTACACTTTGGTAACTCCTAGAGCAATAATGAGTTCGTGCTGTACCGCCCAGGTCCGTTTATCCTTAAGTTCCTTCTCTAAGGCTTGCAATAAAGCTTCCCCAGTTGCTGCTAGACCCAGTTTTCGTAATCGCTTAGCGCCTGATTCTCGCTTAGCAGACTTTGGGTTTTGTAGCAGGCCAAGAGCCTCCTGTAAAGCGTCTGTCATAAGTCTACTTACGAGGTTGAGGTTCGAAAATCGCCATTATGCGCTGCTAGAGCAAAGGTCGAGCTTGTCACGTTTCTTAAACGAACGTGGCTGTTGCAGAACTCCACGCTATTTGGCGCCCACTTTCGAGCGCGCCCTGAAAGCGATAGCCAGTCAACAAGCGGCGGCTAAACAAAGCCTGCATGAGCCCGTGTTGCGCTGGTCGCAGGGCTAGTGCTAGGCTCAGCATCCGAGTTGATTGCTGCTTCAGCAGCTTCTTGAGGTTGTAGGCGATAGCCGTGATTAGCATCGTTTTATGCGCCGCTGCTCGCCCCTTGGTGTTGACCCGACGCAGGCCATAATGCTGCAGTAGACTACCAAAGACGGGTTCGACGGTGCGTTGCCGGACTCGGCGCATGTGCTGGCCTTGGCGCGTGCGCTGCCGCTGCCACGCCCGGCGATACGCCGCGTCAAAGGCGGAGCGAACCACCTGTTTAAACTGGCTATGCGGCACACAGCTCGCTTTGAGCGGGCACTGTTGACAATCCTTATAAGCCGCGCGATACTGCTTGACCCACGTCTCGTTCTCAGTCGTGCGAAAGGAGCGAAACGGCAAGAGCTTATTGGCTCGGCAGCGGTAGGCATCGGCCGCCGGCTCGTAGATAAACCCCTCGACCGTGGGCTTGTAGGGACCAAACACGGGAATCCAAGGGGTGATGCCTTGCTGCTCTAGAAAGGCATAATTGAAGCCGTTGGAATAACCCGTGTCGGCGACGAAATCGCGGAGCGTTAACTCCTGGGCCCTGAGCCGGGCTTGTAGCCGCGGCA
The nucleotide sequence above comes from Hymenobacter sp. BRD128. Encoded proteins:
- a CDS encoding M48 family metallopeptidase; amino-acid sequence: MPSPTLLRVDDLLVEVVRKPVRQLRLTIRPPQGQLCVTVPLGTREATIREVVRRKQAWIRQHQTAMQQRPPVPVLRYETGETHYYQGQAYRLCVHVQTSRAAVRLAPDEGVLYLGVPGGATLDQRARVLACWRRTQLQALVPILLAQWEPVVGVRAAAWGIKQMTTRWGSCSIRARRIWLSQALSEWPLSCLEYVLVHELTHLHERLHNARFWHLVGQALPTWQTPHQALTHGRLAELAAAPAPPLALP
- a CDS encoding transposase, coding for MSAEKSKKTPDKRRKYDDAFKAEALRLASESRSTQAAAQQLGISPKLLYRWQQAQLVAEVGSVEVARDPEVRQLRAQLKRAEQELDILKKALVIFGQPTR
- a CDS encoding Fic family protein, with product MGHYTDAPEDNLLGLTSKESLNEQEALGVATVERYLLEEVDYPVEFSVALVQELHRRAFGHLYDWAGQWRRTVPNVGAYVPPAAERVPQLLYEWADEVRHRQQQLPLKPTAAQVAELLAYTHHRLVAIHPFTNGNGRTARLVTDLLAYSYGYQAVVLYQRTHGEARTQYLAAIRQADDYELRPLQQLISAQLRPLA
- a CDS encoding IS1182 family transposase, coding for MLGFHPVVTSLVKLVPAHHVYLRLLQRIDFGFVRPLVAPFYSAIGRPSLDPVVFVKLLLAQHLENITSDRKLVELAGLHVGIRAFLGYELGQSLPSHSTVCRTRQRLPVAVFEACFTHVVGLCVQQGLVSGHTQVIDSAYIKANASLSRLQPKRFAEGAEAPTIIGPTTAPAITASADRLLHLQRFQTAIRKAGPTKPGRLVSNLTHYSPSDPDARVAFKTGKARILAYTASVSVDAARHVITHIHADLADWRDSRYLLAIVDATQQRLTPFGIRVSLIVADAGYCSGENYEQLEARGLTGYIPAHGMYKTERAGFIYDADNDSYTCSQGKLLTFHKVFVDSEGHAKKRYMAKAADCKSCPIREQCKGKKAKEKRLHHTPHKAHYDRMLARLASQVGKRMRRLRSATVEPVLGSLITYYGLRHISKKRQPGAAKVMYLAAMAYNLKKYLRAAPEQSTSSIIALSLPGHLSWGLVLFCNSHMRYVK
- a CDS encoding IS3 family transposase yields the protein MSTYRYITQRQGQVPVRQLCQVLRVSASAYYAWQRRQLPAPEPAWQVVVRAEFRWHVARYGTRRLRAELHAKGYPVGRWRIRRALATAGLRAQQPRSFVPRTTNSDPNVRAAPNLLLGQPAPTAPNQVWVGDSTYLPKQGGGWLYLATWLDRYSRKIVGWDVRESMPEDLVSAALRRALAVRQPATGLLVHSDQGSQYSATNFKALVARHEAMQSMSRRGNCYDNAHAESFWSRFKTELLDGGSFRNLAEARLEISHYLA